DNA sequence from the Streptomyces sp. MST-110588 genome:
CCGTGCAGCCACGCCTTGAACGAGCGCCACCAGGAGGTACGCCTCCTGTGGGCGGGAACCGGCGGGGGCGCCACCGGCGGGAAGGGCACCGAGGGGAACGGCACCGACGGGAACGGCACGCGGGGCCCGGCAGCGGGTCCCGAACCGTTGCCGGTGGCGCCGCGCGCGGGGTGCCCGGCCGTCGCGGACGTCAAGGACGCCGCGGCCGTCGCGGGGGCAGCGGCCGGACCGGCGGACGCGGCGGAGTCCGTGGTCCGGGACGCGGTGAACGTCACCGGAAGGCTGGCCAGATGCCGGGTCATCCAGCCCGACGTCCAGCGCAGCTCCTCCTCGGGAATGCTCAGCCGTACGTCGGGGAGCCGGGACAGCAGGGCGTCGATGCCGGTGTCGGCGATGGCCCGGCCGATGTTCTGGCCGGGACACTCCTGGGGACCGCTGCTGAAGGCGAGGTGCGATCGGTTCCCGTGCAGCGGAACCGAAGGGTCGGGCCGTACGGCCGGATCGTAGTTCCCGGCGGCCAGGCACAGCAGCAGCATGTCCCCCGCCTCGACCTTCTGACCGCCGACCTCGGTGTCCACGGCGGCCCAGCGGCCGGGGACGGTCATCAGGGGCGGTTCGCTCCACAGCACCTGCTCCACCACGTCGGGCAGGGTCATCTGCCCGCCGGCCAGCGACGCGTGACACCGGGGGTCGGTCAGCACCATCCGCAGGGTGCTCTTGAGCAGGTTGACCGTGGTCTCGTTCGCGGCGATCAGGATGACCCGCAGGTGGTTCCACACCTCCTCGTCGGTCAGCCCCGAGGAGTGGTCGATCAGCCAGGAGGTGATGTCGTGACCCCGGCTGCCGCGCTTGCGCCGTACGAGATCCGTGAGGGTCTCCACGATGAACGCGTTGCTGGCCACCGAGGTCTCGGTGCCCGCCACCATG
Encoded proteins:
- a CDS encoding cytochrome P450 codes for the protein MTSSFPEQPRTTWASAPPPQCPAHDRFGAADGLARLFGPEAAEDPMGLYERLRARHGSVAPVLLDGDLPAWLVLGYREILEVAGTPARFSRDSRNWRWFKEGRVPPDSPLLPMIAWQPVCLFLDGEERARLRLAVTESLERFNRRGIRRHITRFTHQLVDGFAGRGEADLAEEFCEHLPMLVLTQLLGMPDEYGPRLVAASRDMVAGTETSVASNAFIVETLTDLVRRKRGSRGHDITSWLIDHSSGLTDEEVWNHLRVILIAANETTVNLLKSTLRMVLTDPRCHASLAGGQMTLPDVVEQVLWSEPPLMTVPGRWAAVDTEVGGQKVEAGDMLLLCLAAGNYDPAVRPDPSVPLHGNRSHLAFSSGPQECPGQNIGRAIADTGIDALLSRLPDVRLSIPEEELRWTSGWMTRHLASLPVTFTASRTTDSAASAGPAAAPATAAASLTSATAGHPARGATGNGSGPAAGPRVPFPSVPFPSVPFPPVAPPPVPAHRRRTSWWRSFKAWLHG